The proteins below are encoded in one region of Juglans microcarpa x Juglans regia isolate MS1-56 chromosome 4D, Jm3101_v1.0, whole genome shotgun sequence:
- the LOC121259295 gene encoding monothiol glutaredoxin-S6 — MDTVASLVSERPVVIFSKSSCCMSYSIKTLITGFGANPTVYELDQMSNGHQIEKELLQRGCQPSVPIVFIGQTFIGGTREVMSLNLRSELVPLLKRAGAIFL; from the coding sequence ATGGATACTGTGGCAAGCTTGGTGAGTGAAAGACCAGTGGTTATTTTCAGCAAGAGCAGTTGCTGCATGAGCTACTCCATCAAGACACTCATAACTGGGTTTGGTGCTAACCCTACGGTGTACGAGCTTGATCAGATGTCGAATGGACATCAAATTGAGAAGGAACTGCTGCAACGAGGTTGTCAGCCAAGCGTTCCTATTGTTTTCATAGGGCAAACTTTCATTGGTGGTACAAGAGAGGTCATGAGTCTCAACCTAAGGAGCGAGCTTGTCCCCTTGCTTAAAAGGGCTGGAGCTATATTTCTCTGA